From one Eucalyptus grandis isolate ANBG69807.140 chromosome 9, ASM1654582v1, whole genome shotgun sequence genomic stretch:
- the LOC104419805 gene encoding serine/threonine-protein kinase TOR isoform X6 yields the protein MDQLYDRISALLESKDPDENLGALRVIDEHIDVDLGENASKVSKFANYVRTVFEVKCDKRILVLASSVLGHLATAGGVMIADEMECQLKIALDWLRGDRVEHRFLAAVLILKEMAVNASTVFNVHVPEFVNAIWVALRDPDEKIRELAVEALRACLRVIEKRETRWRVQWYYRMFEATQDGLGRNAPVHSIHGSLLAVGELLRNTGGFMISRYREVAEIVLRYLEHKDRLVRRSITSLLPRIAYFLRNRFVTHYICMKHILAVLQTPDEQASGFIALGEMAGALDRELIDYLPTIMSHIRDAIAQHRGRPSLEALACVENIAKAMGPKVESHVRGLLDVMFSAGLSPMLIEALEKITISIPSMLPTIQVQLLSCISNVLSKSHPPQARPAVAMVRGCMMNTSQQLSEFSGLALVQLALQTLARFNFKGHELLEFVKESVVGYLDDEDGGTRKDAALCCCRLVASSFSDVKSTEFGATRSNRTGGKRRQLIEELVDKLLIAAVADADVTIRRFIFFSLHVNRGFDEYLAQADCLSAVSAALNDEDCDVREYAISVGGRLSEKNPAYVLPSLRRHLIQLLTYLEQRADSKCREESVKLLGCLIRNCERLILPYVDPIHKALVARLEDGSLGNANTGIVSGVLVIVGDLARVGGFAMRRYIPDLMPLIVDALLDGAAVTKREAAVSTLGQVVQSTGYVITPYKEYPPLLGLLLKLLNGEVPWSTRLAVLEVLGIMGALDPQMHKRNQLMLPGSHGKFARATDDSGQHMQTINEVPMDLWPSSATSEDYHSTVAINSLMRILRDPSLASHHYKVVGSLMFIFKSMGLGCVTYLPKVLPDFFHIVRICDDTLKDFITWKLGTLISIVRQHICKYRQELLSLISELWSSLSLPAINRRPLGCPVLHLVEQLCLALNDEFRTYLPDILPCCIQVLSDAERCNDYTYVLDILHTLEIFGGTLDEHMHLLLPALIRLFKEDAPVDKRRAAIKTLARLIPRVQVTGHISSLVHHLKLVLDGKLDELRKDAVDALCCLAYALGEDFTIFIPSIHKLLLKHQLMHKEFEEIEGRIYRREPLISGSTTAQKLSQGLAVEVISDPLNDVENDQYEDGSDVQNEHRVHQVNVGRLLAAGEASQCSTIEDWAEWMRHFSIELLKQSPSPALRTCARLAQLQPSVGRELFAAGFVSCWTQLSESSQIHLVRNLEIAFSAPKIPHEIHATLLNLAEFMEHDEKPLPIDIRLLGALAEKFFAFAKALHYKEMEFEGARFKEKGVNPVAVVEALIRIDNQLHQHEAAVGILTYAQQNLDVLPKESWYEKFQLWDVALEAYTLKASQASSPQMVLDATLGRMRCLAALARWEELNNLCKEYWTPANRAAHLEMAPMAASAAWNKGEWDQMAEYVSILDDGEETEFRGLGNSAAGVDGSSNGMFFRAVLLVRRGKYDDARKYVYRARKCLATELAALVLESYDHAYSNLVRVQQLLELEEVINYSTLPLGNPVAEGRRALIRNMWTERIKGVKRDVEVWQGLLAVRALALPPTEDIETWLKFSSLCRKSGRIGQARSTLIELLQFDPETSENVGYRGPPQVMLAYLKYRWSLGDDIKRKDAFIRLQNLGVELSSATKPQVISPMGLTRSKSPGGRLLARVYLTLGSWQWALSPGLDEETIEEILNAFGKATRCEPKWAKAWHKWALFNTAVMSHYSSIGYPNVAAQFVAQAVTGYFRSIAWGANAKIDSLKDILCLLMLWFNHGATVEVQMALQEGFTLVKFNTWLVVLPQIIARIHSNNRAVFELIQSLLVRIGQSHPQVCNEAIVYPLLLACKSISTFRRAATQEVVDKVRQNSGALVEQAQLVSTELVRVAILWDEMWHEALGEATRLHFGEHNIEAMLKALEPFHELLEEGARKSNTTIKQRAFIEAYHAELMEAYECCMKYRRIGKDAELTQAWDLYYHVYRRIDKQLQSLSTLDLQSVSPELLDCRNLELAVPGTYRADAPLVTIASFAPQLVVITSKQRPRKLTIHGSDGEDYTFLLKGHEDLRQEERVMQLFGLVNILLENNGKMAEKDWSIPRYSVIPLSPNSGLIGWVPNCDTLHQLIREYRDARKIPLNEEHKYMLNFAPDYDHLSLIAKVEVFEYALQNTEGNDLARVFWLKSRTSEVWLKRRTNYTRSLAVMSMVGYLLGLGDRNPSSLMLHRYSGKILHLNFGDCFEASVHREKFPEKVPFRLTRILVKAMEVSGIEGNFRSTCENVMQVLRMNRDSVMTMMEVFVHDPIINWCLFPQVSMFANTHVPPVVNSEESSQNRELAQPQCGTRERELLQVINQFDASEVLNERAMMVMARMSHKLTGHDFCSSPVSSSSNQHSMDHRNLFSGDSCEDHGLSVKLQVQKLIIQATSHENLCQNYLGWCPFW from the exons GTTTCGAAATTCGCAAATTACGTGCGAACGGTATTCGAAGTAAAGTGTGATAAGAGAATTTTGGTCCTTGCTAGTAGTGTTCTGGGCCATCTAGCAACAGCTGGCGGAGTGATGATTGCTGATGAGATGGAATGCCAG TTAAAAATTGCTCTGGATTGGCTTCGTGGAGACAGAGTGGAGCATCGTTTTCTTGCAGCTGTTCTGATCTTGAAG GAAATGGCTGTGAATGCTTCAACTGTTTTCAATGTCCATGTTCCTGAATTTGTTAATGCTATCTGGGTTGCATTGAGGGATCCAGATGAGAAAATACGAGAACTGGCCGTGGAGGCATTACGTGCCTGCCTTCGTGTTATTGAGAAGAGAGAAACGCGTTGGCGTGTGCAATG GTACTATCGTATGTTTGAGGCCACGCAAGATGGCTTGGGTAGAAATGCTCCTGTTCACAGCATACATGGGTCATTGCTTGCTGTTGGGGAACTATTAAG GAATACAGGTGGATTCATGATTTCAAGGTACAGAGAAGTTGCCGAAATTGTTCTTAGATATTTAGAGCACAAGGATCGGCTTGTTCGACGCAGCATAACATCATTGTTACCTCGGATTGCATATTTCCTTCGTAATCGATTTGTTACACACTAT ATATGCATGAAGCATATACTTGCAGTTTTGCAGACACCAGATGAACAAGCCAGTGGGTTTATAGCCCTTGGTGAGATGGCTGGTGCTCTAGATAGGGAACTTATTGATTATTTGCCGACAATTATGTCTCACATTCGTGATGCA ATTGCTCAACATAGAGGTAGGCCTTCACTTGAGGCTCTGGCATGCGTTGAAAACATTGCCAAAGCCATGGGGCCGAAGGTGGAATCTCACGTTCGTGGACTGTTGGATGTTATGTTTTCAGCTGGTCTTTCTCCAATGCTTATAGAGGCTCTTGAGAAAATAACAATTAG tATTCCATCTATGCTACCTACAATACAAGTTCAGTTGCTCAGCTGCATTTCAAATGTTCTTTCCAAGTCACATCCTCCTCAAGCAAGGCCGGCTGTAGCCATGGTTCGAGGGTGCATGATGAATACTTCACAGCAACTCTCGGAGTTCAGTGGTTTGGCCCTTGTGCAACTTGCTCTGCAGACTCTTGCACGTTTCAATTTTAAG GGTCACGAGCTtcttgaatttgtcaaagaaTCGGTTGTTGGGTACTTGGACGATGAAGATGGAGGAACACGAAAAGATGCAGCACTATGCTGTTGCAGGCTGGTTGCAAGTTCCTTCTCCGATGTGAAATCCACAGAATTTGGTGCGACTAGATCAAATCGAACTGGAGGAAAGCGAAGGCAGCTGATTGAGGAG CTTGTTGACAAACTCCTCATCGCTGCTGTTGCGGATGCTGATGTAACCATAAGGcggttcatcttcttctccttgcaTGTGAATAGAGGATTTGATGAGTATTTAGCACAGGCAGATTGTCTCAGTGCAGTTTCTGCTGCTTTAAATGATGAG GATTGCGATGTTCGGGAATATGCTATCTCAGTAGGTGGGAGGTTATCTGAGAAGAACCCTGCCTATGTCCTTCCATCTCTTCGTCGTCATCTCATACAGTTGCTGACATATCTAGAGCAAAG GGCAGATAGCAAATGCAGAGAAGAGAGCGTGAAGTTACTTGGTTGCTTAATACGAAATTGCGAACGACTAATACTCCCATATGTGGATCCAATTCACAAG GCTCTTGTTGCAAGGCTTGAGGACGGCTCCTTGGGCAATGCTAATACAGGCATTGTAAGTGGAGTTCTTGTAATCGTGGGGGATCTTGCTAGAGTG GGTGGCTTTGCAATGCGACGATATATCCCAGATCTAATGCCTTTAATTGTGGATGCTCTATTGGATGGAGCTGCAGTCACAAAAAGAGAAGCGGCAGTGTCCACTCTGGGTCAGGTTGTACAGAGCACTGG GTATGTGATAACTCCTTACAAGGAGTATCCTCCACTACTTGGCTTACTCTTGAAATTGCTGAATGGTGAGGTACCATGGTCTACCAGGCTTGCAGTTCTTGAG GTTCTTGGGATTATGGGTGCTTTGGATCCCCAGATGCATAAACGGAATCAGCTCATGTTGCCTGGTTCACATGGAAAATTTGCTCGTGCTACTGATGATTCAGGCCAGCACATGCAGACCATCAATGAAGTACCCATGGATCTTTGGCCGTCTTCTGCTACATCCGAGGATTATCATTCTACG GTGGCAATAAATTCTCTGATGCGGATTCTTAGGGACCCCTCCCTCGCTAGTCACCACTACAAAGTGGTTGGCTCACTTATGTTCATTTTTAAG TCGATGGGTCTTGGTTGCGTTACATACTTGCCAAAG GTTTTACCTGATTTCTTTCACATTGTCCGTATATGTGATGATACACTGAAGGACTTCATAACATGGAAGCTTGGAACTCTCATATCCATTGTCCGGCAG CACATTTGCAAATATCGGCAAGAATTGCTTTCGTTAATCTCTGAACTGTGGTCATCTCTGAGCTTGCCAGCTATTAATCGTCGTCCACTTGGCTGTCCA GTTCTGCATCTGGTCGAACAGTTGTGCCTGGCTCTCAATGATGAATTCAGAACATATCTTCCAGATATACTTCCATGTTGTATTCAAGTCCTTAGCGATGCAGAACGGTGCAATGACTACACATATGTTCTTGATATCCTTCATACCCTCGAAATCTTTGGTG GGACCTTGGATGAGCACATGCATCTACTTCTTCCAGCACTCATTCGATTGTTTAAAGAAGATGCTCCAGTGGACAAACGACGTGCTGCCATTAAAACTTTAGCCAGATTAATCCCTCGAGTTCAG GTTACTGGTCATATATCTTCACTAGTCCATCATTTGAAGCTGGTTTTGGATGG AAAACTTGATGAGCTCAGGAAGGATGCTGTAGATGCACTTTGTTGTCTTGCGTATGCCCTTGGGGAGGATTTCACCATCTTCATACCATCGATACACAAACTTCTTTTAAAACATCAATTGATG CATAAGGAATTTGAGGAGATTGAAGGTCGTATCTATAGACGTGAACCGCTGATATCAGGAAGCACGACTGCTCAAAAGCTAAGCCAAGGGCTTGCTGTAGAAGTAATCAGTGACCCATTGAATGATGTGGAGAATGATCAATATGAAGATGGGTCTGATGTGCAAAATGAGCATAGAGTCCATCAG GTTAATGTTGGTCGTCTACTTGCTGCTGGGGAGGCTTCTCAATGCAGTACTATAGAAGATTGGGCTGAATGGATGCGGCACTTTAGTATTGAGCTCTTGAAACAATCTCCATCACCAGCTCTGCGAACATGTGCAAGGTTGGCACAGTTGCAG CCCTCTGTTGGAAGGGAGTTATTTGCAGCTGGTTTTGTGAGCTGTTGGACACAGCTGAGTGAATCTAGTCAGATACACTTGGTTCGGAATTTAGAGATCGCATTTTCTGCTCCAAAAATTCCTCATGAAATTCATGCAACACTTCTTAACTTG GCTGAGTTCATGGAACATGATGAGAAACCCCTTCCTATTGACATCCGACTCCTTGGTGCTCTTGCAGAGAAG TTTTTTGCTTTTGCAAAGGCACTGCATTACAAAGAAATGGAGTTTGAAGGTGCACGCTTCAAGGAGAAGGGTGTTAACCCTGTTGCTGTAGTTGAAGCTCTAATACGTATAGATAATCAGCTACACCAACATGAG GCAGCAGTTGGAATACTAACCTATGCCCAGCAAAATCTGGATGTGCTACCGAAGGAGTCATG GTATGAGAAATTTCAGCTATGGGATGTTGCTCTGGAGGCATATACTCTCAAGGCATCTCAGGCATCTAGTCCACAAATGGTTTTAGATGCTACATTAG GCCGGATGCGATGCCTTGCGGCTTTAGCTAGATGGGAAGAACTCAACAATTTATGTAAGGAATATTGGACCCCTGCTAATCGAGCCGCCCATCTAGAAATGGCACCGATG GCTGCTAGTGCTGCTTGGAACAAAGGAGAGTGGGATCAGATGGCAGAGTATGTCTCTATACTGGATGATGGCGAGGAAACTGAGTTTCGAGGTTTAGGAAACTCTGCTGCTGGTGTTGATGGCAGTAGCAATGGCATGTTCTTTAGGGCTGTTTTACTTGTGCGCAGAGGGAAG TATGACGATGCCCGTAAATATGTTTACAGGGCCAGAAAGTGCTTGGCAACTGAGCTTGCTGCTTTG GTCTTGGAGAGCTACGATCATGCTTACAGCAACCTGGTCCGTGTTCAGCAGCTTCTGGAACTTGAAGAG GTCATCAATTACTCTACTCTTCCTTTGGGAAACCCTGTCGCTGAAGGTCGGCGAGCCCTTATTCGGAATATGTGGACTGAGCGCATTAAAGGAGTGAAAAGAGACGTTGAG GTCTGGCAAGGCCTCTTGGCTGTTAGAGCACTTGCTCTACCACCGACAGAAGATATTGAAACTTGGctcaaattttcttctctttgtagAAAAAGTGGACGAATTGGTCAGGCTAGATCTACCTTGATTGAGCTCTTGCAG TTTGACCCCGAAACATCTGAAAATGTGGGATACCGTGGTCCTCCACAAGTAATGCTGGCATACTTGAAGTACCGGTGGTCTCTTGGTGATGATATTAAGCGAAAAGATGCATTTATTAGGCTTCAG AATTTGGGTGTAGAGCTCTCGAGTGCAACGAAGCCTCAGGTGATTTCTCCAATGGGTCTAACAAGAAGTAAAAGTCCTGGCGGTCGACTGCTCGCACGTGTATATCTCACACTTGGTTCCTGGCAGTGGGCGCTTTCTCCTGGTTTAGATGAAGAAACTATAGAAG AAATTCTCAATGCATTTGGGAAGGCCACCCGATGTGAACCAAAGTGGGCAAAAGCATGGCATAAATGGGCATTATTCAATACTGCTGTGATGTCGCATTATTCTTCAATAGGTTATCCCAATGTTGCTGCCCAATTTGTTGCACAAGCAGTAACTGGATATTTTCGTTCGATTGCCTGGGGGGCTAATGCAAAAATTGATAGTTTGAAG GATATACTTTGTCTTCTTATGCTGTGGTTCAACCATGGAGCTACTGTAGAAGTTCAAATGGCACTGCAGGAAGGATTCACTCTTGTAAAATTCAACACATGGCTGGTTGTGCTGCCACAAATAATTGCCAGAATTCATTCAAACAACCGTGCTGTTTTTGAGCTTATCCAATCACTTCTAGTTCGTATTGGACAAAGTCATCCACAGGTTTGCAATGAG GCCATTGTGTACCCTCTTCTGTTGGCGTGCAAATCGATAAGCACTTTTCGAAGAGCTGCTACTCAGGAAGTTGTTGATAAAGTACGGCAGAACAGTGGTGCGCTTGTAGAGCAG GCACAACTTGTGTCAACAGAGCTCGTCAGGGTTGCAATTCTTTGGGATGAAATGTGGCATGAAGCATTGGGAGAGGCTACTCGCCTCCATTTCGGGGAGCATAATATTGAAGCTATGCTAAAGGCGCTGGAGCCATTTCACGAATTGCTCGAGGAAGGGGCTAGGAAAAGCAATACAACCATCAAACAGAGGGCATTTATTGAG GCTTACCATGCGGAGTTGATGGAGGCATATGAATGTTGCATGAAATATAGGAGAATCGGTAAAGATGCAGAGCTTACACAG GCATGGGATCTTTACTATCATGTATATAGGCGAATAGACAAGCAGCTTCAGAGTCTTAGCACCCTGGACCTCCAG TCTGTCTCACCAGAGTTGTTGGATTGTCGCAACTTGGAGCTTGCAGTGCCTGGGACATACCGTGCAG ATGCACCATTGGTGACAATTGCATCATTTGCTCCTCAGCTGGTTGTGATAACTTCCAAGCAAAGGCCTCGAAAGTTAACTATTCATGGGAGTGATGGCGAAGATTACACTTTTCTGCTGAAGGGACATGAAGATCTACGTCAGGAAGAACGTGTCATGCAG CTCTTTGGTCTGGTGAACATATTGTtggaaaataatggaaaaatggCTGAAAAGGATTGGTCAATACCAAGATATTCTGTGATTCCATTATCCCCAAATAGTGGATTAATTGGATGGGTCCCAAATTGTGACACTTTACACCAACTGATTCGAGAATATAGAGATGCCAGAAAG ATCCCTCTCAATGAAGAGCACAAATATATGCTAAATTTTGCCCCAGATTATGATCATTTGTCCCTGATAGCCAAAGTTGAAGTTTTTGAGTATGCCCTACAGAATACAGAAGGAAATGACCTTGCAAGG GTTTTCTGGTTGAAGAGCCGCACTTCTGAGGTTTGGCTGAAGAGACGGACTAATTACACTCGGAGCTTGGCAGTCATGAGTATG GTGGGCTACCTTCTTGGCTTAGGTGATCGCAATCCAAGCAGCCTTATGTTGCACCGTTACAG TGGAAAGATCTTACACCTTAATTTTGGTGACTGCTTTGAAGCTTCAGTGCACCGAGAAAAATTCCCAGAAAAG GTACCTTTCCGCTTAACTAGAATTCTTGTGAAAGCAATGGAGGTCAGTGGCATTGAGGGGAACTTCCGTTCAACTTGCGAAAATGTGATGCAAGTGCTTCGAATGAATAGGGACAGTGTAATGACAATGATGGAG GTTTTTGTACATGATCCAATTATTAATTGGTGTCTTTTTCCCCAAGTATCAATGTTTGCTAATACTCATGTCCCACCTGTTGTAAATTCTGAAGAATCTTCTCAAAATAGAGAGCTTGCTCAGCCACAGTGTGGTACCAGAGAACGGGAGCTTCTTCAG GTCATTAATCAATTTGATGCTAGTGAGGTGCTGAATGAACGTGCCATGATGGTCATGGCTCGGATGAGTCATAAGCTTACTGGCCATGACTTTTGCAGCTCTCCAGTATCCAGCAGCTCTAACCAACATTCCATGGATCACAGAAATCTATTTTCAGGGGATTCTTGTGAAGATCATGGTTTATCTGTTAAACTTCAAGTTCAAAAGTTGATTATTCAAGCTACATCACATGAAAACTTGTGCCAGAACTATCTTGG GTGGTGTCCTTTCTGGTGA